ATTTATCTTTATCTTTGACAGCTTGGGACGTCGTCCTATGGGGGGCTCCCTACGCTTATAGTGGCTGATTTTTTCAGCACAATTTTCCTTAAGctgtaatttttgtttttatttcatgTAAATAGAAAAGCCCTTTTGTTATCAGTTTTAAACGTGGTTTAGATTTTTACAAGTTTCAACTGGTTTTTCCACCGGTTttgatattaatatttttttaatatacgtACCTAAACTGGTttactatatatataatattatttttgacTTGACCACTTCAATCTAGTTTTAAAATAGATTATCATGACCTAATAATTTAAGTaccatgtgaaaaaaaaaacatcataaaTTGTATATAACACTGATCTTTCCACATTCACGACCACAAAAGAGTACGTACTGTGGGAGAAATGTttctatatttttctttatcaagaaaaataaaattttctgcATTATATATGTGTATTAAACTCCACGGGATACAttctaatatttaaattaaaactgTATGATTGAGCAATGTTGACGTCACCCAAGGAATCATATAATAAACATTCAAAACATATAAGTGAAGAAAATGCATATATGCTATAAGCTGAATTATATAAGGTGAGTTGATTATTAAAttttctgatgtttttctaCCAATACATGGTTTGTTCTATAATATGAAATAATAAAGCTGGCTCAATCTCTTAACATAGGGGCAAAGACGACTAGCATATATTTTTAATCAAGTCTTTGTTCAATTGCTCCAAGTTCGTCAATAAAAATTTACTTCAAGACAAAACAGATCtaaaattaatcttgatattTTCATCTCATCATCAATGAAATTTCCATGAGTTTTCAAAGGCTTTTTTATGGTTAGAATGTCTTGGTCTTTCATCCACAAAGACAATTTTTACTTGTGATAGCAAGTTGTGGCgactaaaattgaaaaaaaatgtaatgttACAAAAATACCGTCCTCTCTCCACTCTCTCCCCTTACCCTCTGTCCCTTTCTCCCCCAACCTCCCTATTCCCCTACCTCCAGCCATCCCCCCACCGGTACTATCTTCGTGCCGAACCCTTCCTCCTTTGTGTTGTAACCCTTCTTTGATTTGAAATCAGAAAAATATTGTTAAACTAATTTAAAATACCATCTTTCACATGTGAAAGACCTACcacttaaaaatacaaaaaataactgttttttttcttcgtCCCGATTGACGGTCCACTTAATAGTAGCAACCACTCTCAAACACTCCAATTTTGTGATAGATTTTACAAAACGTGAAAAGTAGgagaaataattaaaaaatttactttTCACTTTGCTGCGATCAAATATCGACTGCGGCAAAATTGAGTGTTTGGACTAGTATATCCCATCTTGTGTTTCATTTCATCTATCTTTTTGGTGTTTTTCTTAAGTAGGATTCTAAGGGATTTTACACATGAGGGGGAAGGGGGAACACGTGTTGGATGAGGGGGTTTTAACGCGGTGGAAGAGCAAGACAAAAACTGAAGCAAAAACCGAGGAGGTTGTCTTAAAAAACAGAACAAACAAACCAACTAAAcgtatactccctccgtccctaattataagctaacattgagacttttttttgtcactaaatataagctaaccttgcaaaagttaatatttctttccatattcacccttgcatttattggtagtggagcaccaccattagtagtacaatgatgaaaacgtgttatcataaataggggtaaacatagaaagttgtacattttttttgaaaaccaatgcattaattaaggctttcttaataagtgtgatttttacaactttaacttataattagggacgaaGGGAGTACATTCTTTCAAACAAGTTAGAAGTAGTAGCACTCCACAATATCTATCTTTCTTTCTGTGCCAACAAGAATTTTACATATTAAATTGCTTCGTCAACGTACGCCATTTTCACTCGTTTCAAcgactttctctctctttacaTGCATGCCACCAACCATCTCAGAACCAAGACAATccattcttcttccttttccttgttTCTTAAGTCTCTGCCTTGCCCTGTTTCTCTCTGTTTCCCCAAGCTTGCTCTGTTTCTGTTGCTGAATTGTTTGCTTAGTTTTATTtgattctccttcttcttcagttaTCAGAAGTTAAAACACCAGGTgcgttttctcttcttcttcttcttctttggagggtGTTTTGACTTTTTCTATTTCGGTTACATGGAGTATGTTTCTCATTTTTAGGTGGATTTTTATCTTATTAGAAGAAATACATGACTTTTGAATTAATGGTACTGGTAGTCGTGTAGTTTTCAAAGCTTGAATTTTTGGATGAAATATGCTTCTGGGTTGGTTGAGACTTGAGATGATTGGTCATGGAGAGACTAGTTGACTCTGGCCTTCTGGGTTTTCACAAATATTTGCATGTCTATTTAAAAACCTTTTGTTTTCCAAAAAGTTCAATGGAAATTTTGCTTAAGGTTGTTCAAAAAGTACCTTCTCTGTTTCACAAGTTTTAAGATTTTAGAGCATTATATAAGGAACTAGTAGAGACTATAGCTTTAGCTTTAAATAACTTCATTAATTAATCCTTTATTTTCattggatttattattattatgttatcGGAAGATTCTTGTGCAAGTCCAAAATACAAGGAACCCATGCCCTTCTTGTCTGtactttcttatttttttgtcTTGCTTTTTGGTCCCCTAGAAGAGAGATGAAGGACTGGTTGGATTTGGTTGATACTTGATACTTTTGGAATCTTCCTCTTTCTTGCTTGTGCTTGATGTATTACTTGCTTTCCACGAcaatttccttttccttttatcATTTCATTTTTGCATCTTTATCTATGATCGGATAgctgaataataataatatttaacttctgtggttttttttatatacatatAACACTCATATGCCACTTTTCATGTTGACTCACATGGTAAGAAGAAGAATAGACAACTTATGTGTTCGATTTTCATTGCCAATGTGAGAACTGTATTAGTGAGCGATTTATAAGTACTATAAGCGACCTATGATCCTGAGGCATATACCCTACCCTGTGGTAAACGGAGCTGAACTCACCCAAACTTTTTATcatctaaaaaatatataacacTCATTTTGGATAGGAATAAACTGGTCTTATTTATGCATTACAAAGTATTTTAGATtttttaccaaaacaaaattcaGATTTTTACTATTAGAATAAGGGCTAATAAAGTTTGAAATGTTATGCTTTCATGTGTATCCACTGTGCATTTGGGGCACATAACCTGTTAGAAGAAGAACTAATGAAGTTTGAAGCTGACATTTTAGTCATAGCTTAAAAGAATAAATATCATCAGTATTTCGTTGCATAGAATTAAGCATATACTGCTGGTGGCACATGATGAGGAAGTCAGACACTCTGAGATTCAATATATTATAACAACTGAACTGTTTATTTTCCCCTCTAACATATATCGTAGAAACTGAGTTTAAATATTCGGAATAATATTACTAATAGATCTAAtctatttcttttaatttttacagGTACAAGTTCTGCTTTTTACTGGCAGATACCTATATTGCAATGAACAGTCTCAAGCTATGTGTAGAAGTTGTGGGAGCTCATGACCTTGTACCAAAAGATGGACAAGGCTCATCTAGCACATTTGTGGAACTCCACTTTGATGGTCAAAAATTCAGgacaacaacaaaagaaaaagatctAAGTCCTGTTTGGAATGAGAGCTTCTACTTCAACATCACTGATCCAACCAAGTTACCAACCCTCCCTCTTGATGCCTGCATCTACCACTACAACAAAAGCACTAGCTCTAAACTCGTCCTCGGCAAGGTTCGCCTCACTGGAACCTCATTCGTCCCGTATTCCGATGCTGTTGTTCTGCACTACCCTCTGGAGAGGAAAGGCCTATTTTCGCGCACGAAAGGAGAGCTTGGTTTGAAGGTGTTTGTCATTGATGACCCTTCTATAAGAGCCTCAAACCCTCTTCCTGCAATGGAATCATTTATGAGCACACATCAAAATCTAACACACGATTACGAAACGCCAACACCAGCATCATTTACAAATTCAATCCCCAAAAGCAAGTCTAGAAAGATCAATGAGTCGAGGCACCTATTTCATGATATTCCTAAATCAAAAAATGGACAAAAAGAAGAGCAATTTTCACCTTCAGCCAAGCCAAGTGTAACATTTGGGATTCATGAGATGAAATCTGAAAAGCCTAAAGCATTTACAGGTGTAGCATCTGCAATGGATTATGCAGTTAAAGAGACAAGCCCTTTTCTTGGAGGAGGGAGAGTTGTTGGTGGAAGGGTTATTCGTGGTGGGAACATACCAGCCAGCACCTATGATCTTGTAGAACCAATGCAGTACCTTTTTGTGAGAGTTGTGAAAGCTCGCGATCTTCCATCAAAGGATTTAACTGGTAGCCTTGACCCTTATGTGGAAATCAAGGTAGGAAACTTCAAAGGAATCACCAACCACTTTGAGAAAAACCAGAACCCTGAATGGAACAAGGTGTTTGCCTTTGCCAGGGAGAATATCCAATCAACCATTCTTCAAGTTGTGGTAAAAGACAAGGACACAATACAAGATGATCTTGTTGGATATGTGAAATTTGATCTCCATGAAGTACAGAGGCGCGTTCCGCCGGATAGTCCTTTGGCTCCTGAGTGGTACAGGATTGAGGATAAACATGGGGAGAAGATAAAAAATGGGGAATTAATGCTTGCTGTCTGGTATGGCACACAAGCTGATGAGGCTTTCCCAGATGCTTGGCATTCTGATGCTATTATCTTGCCGAATGGAACAACAAGCTCTGCAGCTCACAATTATTCTCAGATTCGGTCTAAAGTTTACCATTCGCCGAGGTTATGGTATCTTCGAGTGAAAGTGATTGAAGCACAAGACTTGATTCCATCTGAGAAATCTAGAGTCCTTGATGCATATGTTAAGGTGCAGCTCGGTAACCAGATTTTGAAGACAAAACCGGTTCAATCACGGGCCATGAACCCACAGTGGGATCAGGAGCTGTTGTTTGTGGCTGCTGAGCCCTTTGAAGAGCCTCTGATCATTTCAGTTGAAGACCGTGTCGGGAACAACAAGGATGAAACCGTTGGCAACCTTGTGATTCCTCTCAGCACGGTTGAGAAGCGCGCTGATGATAGATCTGTGCATAGCAGGTGGTATCACCTTGACAAGTCCATGTCATCTGCTATGGAAGGGGAACAAGGAAAAAGGAAAGAGAAGGACAAGGATAAATTCTTCAGCAGGATCCATGTCAATGTGTTCCTTGATGGAGGGTACCATGTACTAGATGAGTCTACTTATTACAGCAGTGATCTCAGGCCTACTTCTAAGCAGCTCTGGAAGAAATCAATTGGTGTGTTAGAGCTTGGAATTTTGAATGCTGATGTGTTACCAACAAAAACAAGAGATGGAAGAGGCATATCAGATACATTCTGTGTTGCAAAATATGGCCAGAAATGGGTGAGAACTAGAACCATTGTTGGCAATTTGAACCCGAAATTCAATGAGCAGTACACTTGGGAGGTTCATGATCCAGCCACAGTTCTCACATTGGGGGTGTTTGATGATGCACACCTCAATGTCAATGGCTCAAATGGTAGCAGTAGCAAAGATTCAAAGATTGGCAAGGTTAGGATAAGGATCTCAACATTGGAAACTGGCAGGGTTTACACAAACACTTATCCATTATTGTCACTGCAAACTTCAGCTGGTGTGAAGAAGATGGGTGAGGTTCACTTAGCCATACGTTTCTCGTGCACCTCGCGGGTCAACATGATGCGATTGTATTTCAAGCCCCATTTGCCAAAGATGCACTATTCAAAGCCGCTTAACATTATTGAACAAGAAAAGGTGAGGGTTCAGGCTATGAACATTGTGGTGGCCAGATTAAGCAGGACAGAACCTCCTCTGAGAAGGGAAGTGGTGGAGTTCATGTCTGACACAGACTCTCATTTATGGAGCATGAGGCGAAGCAAGGCGAACATAAACCGTTTGAAGACGGTGTTTTCAGGGGTGATTTCAGTGGGGATGTGGCTAGGTGAAATCTCCACATGGAAGAATCCAGTGACAACAGTGCTGGTTCACATTCTCTTTGCAATGCTTGTGTGCTTCCCACAACTCATTCTACCGACCGTGTTTCTCTACATGTTTATAATAGGGATGTGGAAATGGAGGTTCAGATCAAGATCCCCTCCCCACATGGACATTAAACTCTCTGGTGCAGATGCAACAAATGGTGATGAGCTTGATGAGGAATTTGACACGTTTCCAACCACAAAGAGTTCTGATGTGGTTCGTTGGAGGTATGATCGGTTGAGGAGTTTGGCCGGGAGGGTTCAGAGTGTTGTTGGGGACATAGCTACCCAAGGAGAAAGGATCCATGCACTTGTGAACTGGAGGGATCCTCGTGCCACCACCATATTCATGGCATTTTGTTTAGTTGCTGCTATGGTGTTGTATGTGGTGCCTTCTCAGGTGGTGTTTCTTGCAGGTGGATTTTACCTGATGAGGCACCCGAAGCTTCGGGGAAAGACACCATCAGCACCACTCTGCTTCTACCGCAGGCTGCCTGCTCTAACAGATAGCATGTTGTAGAGTTGAATAAACTCTTTTGTTTTGAAAACTTCTCTGCTGGCTGCCCTATGCGGCTGCAATTGCGGTCACAATGTCCTTGCAGGGAGTTCAAATCTCTTTCATATCTGCCGCACTGTTTGATTTTGAAGAGCTTGTACAAATCAACCGGGGCAGGGCTATCTCTTGTTGTCTTGTCTGTCACTTGAGTTATGACTGTGAATACAAAATATATTGTACACATGATGTTGAAAAATGGAAATTGGGTGGAACCTCCATTTCCATGTCCTAATATAAACCATGTACAAAAAATGCTTGGTAGGATAAAATTGTGTGAAACACACAAGCATTGCATAAAGAATGTGCATCTGTTGTCACAATATTATTCCATGTAAAAATTTCCTCAAGCCACATTTCCACTGGAATCAACTTGAAAAAACTGCTGTCAGTGTTGGCCTTGCTACGCCTCATACTCAATAGGTTAGACCCCGTGTCATGTCATGTCCATTTATGCCAGACCCAATAATTGATCTAGAATAGGCTCTGATACTATCTTAGAGCTTCGCTATGCTGCACCTCACCGGTATCATTTACATGAATAACCTCTAATCCCTATTACCTTTGTCTCATTTTCCTCCCTCACACTGTCAAGCCCTCACAGCAGAAAATAGCGGATAGCGGTGAACCCTCAAAGCACTACGCTAAAGCGCGCCGCATTGCACATCCTGTTGATTGAAGGTCAGTGTAGGAACAACAACTACTTTTACATTGCTAACCTCATGTTCTATATATACATCACCCTCAGCTCTATTATTCAGTGCATAATTCACTGCTTTAATTGCATGGCTATCCAGTGCAATTGCCCTAAACCTGACTCATGAGTATTCCACAACATCTTCTCAATATCATAACACTTCATAATGAAATTGTTACAGAGCATTAGTCAACGACTAAGCATTCGAATGGTtcccaaaattaaaattacaggTGTTGCAAAAGGCAAAACAGAACATATACGGGTTTTGTAATTAGAGTTTCAAAACTAAAATAGAAACAGGCACATAACAACATCggaaaacaaattacaaaagcAATCACTTACCCATTCCAGTGAAAAGATCACCAAAATTAAAACCTGATGCTTCGAAAGTACCAGGTTGTGTCAGCATAGTCAAACCCCGTGTTGAGGATGCAACATCATTCTCACTTGCAGTTGCAGGGAAGAAACGAGTAAACAGCCATTCTGGTCCTTGGTTGTGTTCACTTATGACGAAGTGGTCCTTAGCTGTTGAAAATGGTCTTTTTTCATCCCTTAATGTGTTGCCGTCGGTCAAGTTAATCCTTAGTTCAATTTTCCGTTGGTCCCTTAGACGGAAATGTCCAAATGGCAAGAATTTTTTTCCACGCAAGTGTCCTACTTGGCACCTTCTCTTTTTCCCTCCTAGACAATAATGTCAAACTAATCCCTAGTttatgcttcttcttcctcctgctcttcttcttcattatgtTCATCTACATcatccttcatcttctttatcCTCCTCatctttcatcatcttcaccgcACCAACCACTCGCATCTTCCACCTAAATACATGAACATGTGCCATCAAAATAAGCCCCTTTGTTCACAAACACCAACCCCCAAATAAAGAAAGTAATCAAAATTCACAAACCAAAAACTTCTCTATAGAACTCAATTTCAGTGATGAATCTGAGCTCAAACTCACAAAAATTTCACCATACAACACCAgatttaatataatgaataccCACCCACAAGGCTACCACTTTAGTGATTATGCAGCAGCCTTGCCCATATAGAATGAAATAGTAAATCCCACCCCCACATACTGTATAACCCAGCTAATTATTTCCCCTTCTCGATCAAAAATCCAACATCACAGATCCATCGACTAGGTACATAACAAATGACAGCCAGCATTATGTTGAATTTGTAAACGCAAAGGTTGACGGTTTCTCCCTATCCGTTCACAGAATTTTCCTTCTTCGTTACCTCCGATGTCGCCATTTATCACAGTCACAGGTCTTCAAAAATTCCCTGCCTCTCTATCTTCACATCCCATCAAACCTTCGCTTCCTTCCCTCTCTTCTTCTCAGCAATCCTTGTGTTCACCAGAATCAGCACAAGCAGAGCAACGCAATCTCCGATCTGAAAACCAAATTGATAAATTCTCAATCCTCGTAAAGAACAATGGTTCGCGGGATGGAGTGAAGCAGTGGCTTCAACGGTGGGTTACTACAGTGAAGAAAAGCGACGACGCATGGCGCGGTGGTCAGATCTGGTGCGTCGACGAAGGCTCCTCTCTCTGGGTTCACGGCGGAGCTTGAAGTGGTAAGGTGCGGCGAGGCGTGGAGAACTCACGGTAGTGGCCGGGTCGAATGGCAGCATC
This is a stretch of genomic DNA from Lotus japonicus ecotype B-129 chromosome 1, LjGifu_v1.2. It encodes these proteins:
- the LOC130728242 gene encoding multiple C2 domain and transmembrane region protein 5-like yields the protein MNSLKLCVEVVGAHDLVPKDGQGSSSTFVELHFDGQKFRTTTKEKDLSPVWNESFYFNITDPTKLPTLPLDACIYHYNKSTSSKLVLGKVRLTGTSFVPYSDAVVLHYPLERKGLFSRTKGELGLKVFVIDDPSIRASNPLPAMESFMSTHQNLTHDYETPTPASFTNSIPKSKSRKINESRHLFHDIPKSKNGQKEEQFSPSAKPSVTFGIHEMKSEKPKAFTGVASAMDYAVKETSPFLGGGRVVGGRVIRGGNIPASTYDLVEPMQYLFVRVVKARDLPSKDLTGSLDPYVEIKVGNFKGITNHFEKNQNPEWNKVFAFARENIQSTILQVVVKDKDTIQDDLVGYVKFDLHEVQRRVPPDSPLAPEWYRIEDKHGEKIKNGELMLAVWYGTQADEAFPDAWHSDAIILPNGTTSSAAHNYSQIRSKVYHSPRLWYLRVKVIEAQDLIPSEKSRVLDAYVKVQLGNQILKTKPVQSRAMNPQWDQELLFVAAEPFEEPLIISVEDRVGNNKDETVGNLVIPLSTVEKRADDRSVHSRWYHLDKSMSSAMEGEQGKRKEKDKDKFFSRIHVNVFLDGGYHVLDESTYYSSDLRPTSKQLWKKSIGVLELGILNADVLPTKTRDGRGISDTFCVAKYGQKWVRTRTIVGNLNPKFNEQYTWEVHDPATVLTLGVFDDAHLNVNGSNGSSSKDSKIGKVRIRISTLETGRVYTNTYPLLSLQTSAGVKKMGEVHLAIRFSCTSRVNMMRLYFKPHLPKMHYSKPLNIIEQEKVRVQAMNIVVARLSRTEPPLRREVVEFMSDTDSHLWSMRRSKANINRLKTVFSGVISVGMWLGEISTWKNPVTTVLVHILFAMLVCFPQLILPTVFLYMFIIGMWKWRFRSRSPPHMDIKLSGADATNGDELDEEFDTFPTTKSSDVVRWRYDRLRSLAGRVQSVVGDIATQGERIHALVNWRDPRATTIFMAFCLVAAMVLYVVPSQVVFLAGGFYLMRHPKLRGKTPSAPLCFYRRLPALTDSML